A segment of the Lactobacillus sp. ESL0700 genome:
AGTAGAACTCCTTTTCTTTTTTTATTATAACACATTAATTGTACTTAATTGTCTTTCAACTACACTAATTTATATTGGCAAATAGCACTTTCATTATTGCCTTGATTGCATTAATTGTTGAACTAATTAAAAATCAGTCAAAAAAATAAATCGCCTTGGCTCTAGTGAAGCTAGCGATTTATAATCTTTATAATTAAACTAACAAACTACCGCCTTACGCGGTTTCTGTAAGGAATTCTATTACTAGCAGAACTCCTTTTTTTTATTATAGCACATTAATTGTCACTGCCAATCTTCCTAGTTCACCAGTCAGTGGCAACTTTTGTAGATAATAAACTTTTATTCTTTACTATAATTAATTTAGAAAAAACATCGCAAACTAGACAACTGTCAGGAAATTATTATTTTTTTAGATTGCCAGACCCAGCCTTCTTTTAATACAATAGTAGTTAAAGCAAACAGAAAGGACCTATTTATGAAACAAACAGAATGTACCACAATTTTAGTTGGTAAAAATGCTTCACTCGATGGCTCAACCATGATCGCACGTAGCGAGGATGGCGGTAGAACCATTATTCCTGAAGGATTTGAAGTTATTACTCCAGACAAGCAACCTAAGCACTACGAGAGTGTCATCAGCCACCAAAAGATTGACGATGACGACTTGCCAGCTAATCCATTACGCTACACTAGCGCTCCTGACGTGTCAGGCGAAAGCGGCATTTGGGCAGCTGCCGGAATTAATTCAGACAACGTTGCCATGACTGCTACTGAAACCATCACCACTAATTCTCGGATTCAAGGGATCGACCCATTAACTGCAGAAGGCGGCCTTGGTGAAGAAGACTTTGTCACTTTAACATTGCCATACCTTCATTCAGCTCTTGATGGTGTTAAGCGTGTCAGTTATTTACTAGAAAAATACGGCACTTACGAAATGAACGGCATGGCTTTTGCCGACAAGGATGAAATCTGGTACCTAGAAACTATCGGTGGCCACCACTGGATTGCACGTCGTATCCCTGACGATGCTTACGTGATTGCTCCTAACCGGTTAAACATTGACGAATTCCACTTTGGTCAAGATGGCTTCATGGCTTCTTCAGACTTGGAAGACTTAATCGCTGAATACCATTTAAATCCTGACCGTGAAGGTTACAATATGCGTCACATCTTTGGTAGTTCAACTATCAAGGATGCACATTACAACAATCCACGTGCATGGTTTGTTCACAACTACTTTGATCCAGAGTTTGGCGGTCAACCAAGCGATCAAGACCAACCATTCATCTGCCACGCTAACCGCAAGATTAGTATTGAAGACATCGAATGGGTTGAGAGTTCTCACTACCAAGACACGCCTTACGATCCTTATGGTACTGGTACTGATGCCGAAAAGAAAACTTTCCGGTCAATCGCACTTAACCGTAACTTTGAAACTCATATTTTACAAGTTAGAAATGACGTTCCTGCTGAATTTGCTGGTGTTCAATGGCTTGCCTTTGGACCAAATAGCTTCAACTGCATGGTGCCATTCTACACCAACGTTTCAACCACCCCTGCTAGCTACCAAACTGGTGCTAAGTTTGACCTGAACAAGATTTTCTGGTTGAACAAGTTGACAGCTCAACTCGGCGACACCAACTTTAAGGTTTATGGCGAGTTAGAAGCTGACTTTGAACAAAAGTCACAGTCAGAATGTCACTTTATCCAACACCAAACTGATAAAAAGGCTAAAGACTTATCTGGTCAAGAATTGGAAGACTTGCTTGTAGAAGCCAACCAAAAGATGGCTGACCAAGTTTATAGCAATACAATTGAACTTCTTGGCAACATGGTTGATGAAGGTCACGGTTTGATGACTTTGAAGTATGACTTGTTAGATTAGATTTTAAATAGTAAAAACAGCGGAGTAATTGCTCTGCTGTTTTTTTATCCAAAAAAGCTTGAAGCATCTCTGCTTCAAGCTCTTTTGATTAACTTATTTTTCTGGTACATCTTGAATGGTAACATCAGCACCAAGCAAGCGAAGTTTCTCTTGGACACGGTCATATCCACGCAAGATATTGCCCGCGTTATTAATCACAGTTGTTCCGTCAGCCATCAAGCCAGCAATCATCAGGCAAGCGCCAGCACGGATCTCTCCGGCTGCCACTGTCGCGCCGTGCAAGTGCTCAGTTGGATGAACTAAAATTATATTATCTTCGGCCTTAATATCAGCACCCATCTTGCGTAACTGCTCAATGTGGCCAATCCGCTTAGGATAAATACGGTCAATAATAACACCCTCACCGGTTTTTGCAGTTAACAAAAGCGGCGTCACCGGCTGCTGCAAGTCTGTCGCAAATCCAGGATAAGCTCCCGTCTTAATCTGCGTCATCCGCAGCTCACCAGCTGGATAAACAAATAGCGAATCTTCATCGGCATCGATCACTACACCCATTTCCTCAACCTTAGCAAGGTATGAATCGAGGTGTTCCTCAATGATGTTATGGATTCGAATACCATTACCGACACAGCCAGCTAGCGAAATATACGTACCAGCTTCGATTCGGTCCGGGATAATTGTATGCGGCGTCTGCGCGCGCAGCTGCTCTACCCCTTCAATTCGAATCGTGTCAGTCCCAGCACCACGAATAACAGCACCCATATTATTGAGAAAAGTTGCTAAATCAATAATTTCAGGTTCTTTGGCAGCATTGTCAATTACCGTTTGACCATGCGCAGTTACACTGGCCATAATAATATTCATTGTTGCCCCGACTGATGGCATCTTCAGGTGAATTGTTGCACCATGAAGTCCACTTGCAGGAGACTTAATTGTTATTTGATCATTTTCATTTTTTACACATGCGCCTAAGGCTTCAAAGCCCTTAATATGCTGGTCGATGGGACGCGGCCCAATGTCATCCCCACCGGGGAAGCCCACAACAGCCTTACCAAAGCGGCCGAGTAGTGCGCCCATAAAATAATAGGAAGCGCGCAAACTCTTAATCTTACCGCTTGGCAATGGGCTCATCTTAATGTTTACTGGGTTGATGTGCAATGTCGTTTCGTGAAAGTCACTCACAACATCCATCTCACTCAGTAGATCCATTAAGTTGTCAACGTCAGCAATCCTTGGAACACCTTCCAAGGTTACTGGTGTACGCGACAAAATCGATGCTGGAATCAGTGCTACCGTTGAGTTCTTAGCGCCACCGATCCAGACATCACCCTGCAGGGGCTTTCCACCATGAATTATCATTTGCTTCATTGGCGAAAAAATCCTTTTCTATTTTCGATTAATCATAATAATGTTAAAGGAATTTTACAGAAAAAACAAGAGAAGACCTCTGTCTTCTCTGTTCAAAAATCAGATTTTTGTATTATTCAAACTAATTAAAATTTTTCTGCTGGCAAACCACTGGCAGCACCAATGAATGCTTTGTAAAGTCCTTCAGGTCTTTGTGGTCTACTCAAAAACTCTGGGTGGTATTGAGCAGCAACAAAGAACTTGTTCTTGGTAATTTCGACAACTTCAACCAAGTGATTATCAGGTGAAACACCAGAAATAGTCATGCCGGCCTTTTCAAAGGCATCACGATATTCATTGTTAAACTCGTAACGGTGACGGTGACGCTCTTGGATAACATCTTGATTATCATAAGCAGCAGCCGTCTTAGTGCCCTTCTTCAAGGTAGCTGGGTAGAGACCTAAACGCAAAGTTCCACCGATGTTTTCTTCATCACGCTTGTCAGCCATGATGTCAATCACATTGTGTTTACCGTTAGGCGTTACTTCACCAGTATTGGCATCCTTAATTCCTAAAACGTCACGGGCAAACTCAATTGTGGTTAATTGCATCCCCAAACAAACGCCAAGGAACGGAATGTCGTTTTCACGAGCATATTTAATTGCCGTAATCATGCCTTCGTAGCCCCGACTGCCAAAGCCACCGGGAACAATTAACCCATCTGAATCCTTCATAAAATCAGCAATGTTGTCTTCAGTAACATCTTCGGCTTGAACCTTATCCACTTCAATCTTGGTGTTGTACAGGTAACCAGCATGTTGCAAAGCATCAGTAACGGAAATATAAGCATCTTCAAGTTCAACGTACTTACCGACTAACGTAATCTTGGTTGTGTACTTCAGATTCTTAGCACGTTCATCAAGCTTCTTCCATTCTTCCATGTCAGCTTCTGGCTTAGGACTCTCAAGGTGTAAGAAATCGCAGACTTTTTGGTCCATGCCTTGCTCTTGGAAGGCAAGTGGCAGGTCGAATAATGATGGCGCGTTAATTGATTCAATAATCCGGTCAACAGGAACATCGGTAAAGTTAGAAATCTTATCCTTGTGTTCTTGGTCGATTGGCATTTCTGCACGCAATACTAGCATGTTAGGTTGAATCCCAATGCTACGCAATTCTGCAACCGAATGCTGTGTTGGCTTGGTCTTCATTTCTTGAGCAGCGTGCAAATATGGTACCAATGTACAATGAATATACATTACATTGTCTTCGCCGACTTCACGACGCATTTGCCGAATTGCTTCCATGAATGGTGTTGATTCAATATCACCAACTGTCCCACCGATTTCAGAAATAACAACGTCAGAATCTGTCGTAATTCCGGCGCGCATAATCTTTTCCTTAATCATGTCAGTAATATGCGGAATTACTTGAACTGTCGCACCGTGGTAGTCGCCGCGGCGTTCTTTTTCCAAAACTTCCTTGTAAATCTTACCGGTAGTGACGTTGGAATACTTGCTGGTGCGCACATCCACAATCCGCTCATAGTGACCTAAGTCAAGGTCAGCTTCCGTACCATCATCGGTAACGAAGACTTCGCCGTGTTGGTATGGGTTCATTGTTCCCGGGTCAATGTTAATATATGGATCAAACTTTTGCATGGTTACTTTTAAACCGCGGTTCTTAAGCAGACGTCCAAGACTTGAAGCGGTGATTCCTTT
Coding sequences within it:
- a CDS encoding CTP synthase; its protein translation is MTKYIFVTGGVVSSLGKGITASSLGRLLKNRGLKVTMQKFDPYINIDPGTMNPYQHGEVFVTDDGTEADLDLGHYERIVDVRTSKYSNVTTGKIYKEVLEKERRGDYHGATVQVIPHITDMIKEKIMRAGITTDSDVVISEIGGTVGDIESTPFMEAIRQMRREVGEDNVMYIHCTLVPYLHAAQEMKTKPTQHSVAELRSIGIQPNMLVLRAEMPIDQEHKDKISNFTDVPVDRIIESINAPSLFDLPLAFQEQGMDQKVCDFLHLESPKPEADMEEWKKLDERAKNLKYTTKITLVGKYVELEDAYISVTDALQHAGYLYNTKIEVDKVQAEDVTEDNIADFMKDSDGLIVPGGFGSRGYEGMITAIKYARENDIPFLGVCLGMQLTTIEFARDVLGIKDANTGEVTPNGKHNVIDIMADKRDEENIGGTLRLGLYPATLKKGTKTAAAYDNQDVIQERHRHRYEFNNEYRDAFEKAGMTISGVSPDNHLVEVVEITKNKFFVAAQYHPEFLSRPQRPEGLYKAFIGAASGLPAEKF
- a CDS encoding UDP-N-acetylglucosamine 1-carboxyvinyltransferase, whose protein sequence is MKQMIIHGGKPLQGDVWIGGAKNSTVALIPASILSRTPVTLEGVPRIADVDNLMDLLSEMDVVSDFHETTLHINPVNIKMSPLPSGKIKSLRASYYFMGALLGRFGKAVVGFPGGDDIGPRPIDQHIKGFEALGACVKNENDQITIKSPASGLHGATIHLKMPSVGATMNIIMASVTAHGQTVIDNAAKEPEIIDLATFLNNMGAVIRGAGTDTIRIEGVEQLRAQTPHTIIPDRIEAGTYISLAGCVGNGIRIHNIIEEHLDSYLAKVEEMGVVIDADEDSLFVYPAGELRMTQIKTGAYPGFATDLQQPVTPLLLTAKTGEGVIIDRIYPKRIGHIEQLRKMGADIKAEDNIILVHPTEHLHGATVAAGEIRAGACLMIAGLMADGTTVINNAGNILRGYDRVQEKLRLLGADVTIQDVPEK
- a CDS encoding C69 family dipeptidase encodes the protein MKQTECTTILVGKNASLDGSTMIARSEDGGRTIIPEGFEVITPDKQPKHYESVISHQKIDDDDLPANPLRYTSAPDVSGESGIWAAAGINSDNVAMTATETITTNSRIQGIDPLTAEGGLGEEDFVTLTLPYLHSALDGVKRVSYLLEKYGTYEMNGMAFADKDEIWYLETIGGHHWIARRIPDDAYVIAPNRLNIDEFHFGQDGFMASSDLEDLIAEYHLNPDREGYNMRHIFGSSTIKDAHYNNPRAWFVHNYFDPEFGGQPSDQDQPFICHANRKISIEDIEWVESSHYQDTPYDPYGTGTDAEKKTFRSIALNRNFETHILQVRNDVPAEFAGVQWLAFGPNSFNCMVPFYTNVSTTPASYQTGAKFDLNKIFWLNKLTAQLGDTNFKVYGELEADFEQKSQSECHFIQHQTDKKAKDLSGQELEDLLVEANQKMADQVYSNTIELLGNMVDEGHGLMTLKYDLLD